A window of Mucilaginibacter robiniae genomic DNA:
GCTGAACTGGAGAACAACATTGACCAGTTTAGCGATGATGTGCTCATTTCGCAGCTTCAACTGCTACTGAATCACAGCAATCGCTTTTATAACCGGCAGTTCCTCACCCGGAAGAATCAACATCACGAACTAATTGACCGAATGAACTTATGGTTGAGCAGGCAGTTTGATCATTCAGAGACTTTGCTTCAAGGTTTGCCTTCCCCTAAGGATGTAGCCGCGCATTTAAACGTCTCTCACCGCTACCTCTCAGATATGCTTAAAGCACTGACCGGTAAAACTACACAGCAGCATATACACTTGGCGCTGATTGAAAAGGCCAAAGAGCTGATCAGCCATAACCGGTTGACTACTGCTGAGATTGCTTACCAATTGGGCTTTGAGCATCCGCAATCGTTCAGCAAGCTTTTCAAACAAAAGACAAAAGTATCGCCCGCTGTATTTCGTCAACAAGTGAACTAAATAATTTCCCTAAAAGAATTAGTAAAGCCGATGATATAATAAACTCAGTAGACTGTTCCTGTAGTCATACTTATTATATGATATCTATCTTGAAACTAAAATGAGACACTGCCGGCTATTGCAGAGCATTAAGGTTTATGTTGTGTTTTGTAAATTACTTATCGCTTTGTGCGGGCTGTGGTATTATCCCCTATCATCTGATCTGCCCATTTGATAAAATACTTAACGTTTGGTGCATCAGTGTGTCCACCATCATGTTGCCGCCAGGCTAATTCGCCATTTAGTAAGCCGATGTTAACACCCGGCATTTTTTCAGTATGGTAATCATTAGATACTCCCAAATCTTTTGCGCCTAGTAGCTTAAACACTGGTCCTGCCGCTACTGCAGCCATATAACTACCCTGATGATCGAGCCATTTCGCATCACCTTGTTCGGGTATGCCATAACTGATAAAGGTTAAACGCGGGGCACATAAGGCGATCAGCTCGTGTGCATCTACCGGCAAATCATTAGATGTTTTAGAACCAAAGCTGGCTTCGGAGGCGCCATATTTTATAAAGTTCCCTGCCATCCAATAGTATTCACCACCAGTGAGGCTTTCTACAGCTTCGCCCCAATTACGCCGGTGCAACTTAGCGCCACCTTCGCCTGATGAGCCGATAAGCCCTAGAGCAAAGCGAGGTTCAAAGGCCAGTGTTACTAATGCTGCTTTGCCATAGCGTGATACGCCTTCAATGCCTACATGCTTCGCATCTACCATAGGCTCATTAACCGTCAGGTAATCCAAGGCACGTGCCGCTCCCCACGACCAAGCACGCAATGCGCCCCAATCGTCAGGCCTACGGGGCTGCCCTTTATTGACCAGCCCGATAATGCCACGTGTTAAACCTGCACCATTATCAGCCTGAATGCTGGATGGATCAATCAGAACATAACCCCAACCATCAGCAATGAGTTGCTGTGCAGTAGGTGGATCGCCAGCTGGACGAGGAGCAAATGGGTTAAAGCCGCTGGTTTGTGCCGCAATAGGATTGTAGGCCGGATAGCGGTCAAATATTTCTTTAAGTTCCGGATGTGCTTTGACTAATAATTCTTTTACCGCATCATTAATTTTTTCTAAATCTTCTTTAGGTGGTTGAGCCGGAGCTGGTAAGGCACTTGGGGCAAACATCATGAGTATGGGTACTGGTGCTTTAGCATTAGCCGGTACTACTAAAGTCATGTTGATGTTGACATCAATAAGCGGGTAGGCTGAATTATCTACATGACCAATCAGTTGTTTGGCAATTACCGGTGTAAAACCTACAAACTCGCGATCAGTTACTTTTACCCGCCAGTTTACTGAAGGTACATTCTTTGGAATACGGCCATATACTTCACGTTCAAAGTCCTCCAGAATTTCAGGTCGACGTTGGTTCCACCATTGGGCAGGTGTAGTAACTTTCTTGCCATTTTTCAAGGTGAGTACATCCGGCAGATTGGGGTAGGGATTAGCTAATGCTTCATCATAATTAGCATGGTTAGGCGCTTTTTCATCCCCACTCGGGCCTGGCCTTAAGGCTTTAATGCCTAACTGCTTCATCATGTTATCATGATCCTGCTCGGCTGTAAAGGTAACTGGTGGTGGATAATGACCGGCAGCAGGTTGCATTTGCTGAGCTATCACCTGTGTGCTCATGGCCAGGAAAGTTAAAAACAAGGTCTTTTTCATGCCCGAATGCTGTTAATGTTTAGCGTGCTTAGTACGATTGAGTTTTAAGGATTGTCCGTTCGGAATGGAGAAGCTGGTAAGCCTTCTTTATTGTACAGGTTAGCACCTTCCGGATTGTCAGCCCAGGCATAACGTACATACATGGGATTAGTGACTTCCGGGCTGGATACTATGACCTTATCACCTTCAATTTTAGCATCGGCCCACACAAAGTGTTTATCGGTGCCTGCAATGGCAAATTGCTGCAGAGCGCCGCCACCTTTTACCATGAGCCCTCCACCAATGCTGTTGAAGCTGATGATGATTTTATTGCCTTCCACTTTTGCTGACTGGTAAATAGGTCCGGAACCTACCACTTTGCTGTCATGATAAGCTATATGCTCAGCAGCTAAGGCCAATCGGTTGCCTACATCTTTTTTGTCAAGCGGGTGTATATCGTTCCATTCGCCGGCATCAATAGCAACCGCCATAGCTGTATTGGGTACAGATAAGGCTTTAAGTTGAGCTTCACGAAGTTCGGCCCATTGGCTTTCGGAAGGGGAGTACTGTACTTCCATAAAATTAGGTAATTGTACCAAGAGGAAAGGTAAACTGCCTTGCTGCCATTTGCTGCGCCAGTCGGCAATGAGTGCTGGTAAGAGGTTTGCGTATTCTTTTGCATTACCGGTATTAGTTTCACCTTGGTACCACACAAAACCTTTAATAGTATATTGGATAGCTGGTGCAACCATCGTGTTATACAATCCGGCCGGTTCATTTTGGGCGGATACCGCATAACCGCTTTCCCGGTCGCCCATACTCACGCGACGAGGTGCATATACCTGTCCTACCTTGTACTGCCAGTCGCCACGTATATCAATGTGGGTATTTCCGCCGGTAAGCTCATAACGTTTATCAGGCACAAAGCCTCCTTTACCGAATGTATTGGTGATACGTACAACAATCAAATTTTTGCCTGTCTTAAGTAAACCTGCGGGTACATCATAACGCCTTGGCGGGTACTGGTAGGTAATGTTACCTACCTTCACACCATTCACGTAAGTTTCATCTGCATCTACAATACGGCCTACAAATAGCTTAGCTGGTTTACCCGCCATAGATGCCGGTACTTCTACCTCTTTACGAAACCAGACTACGCCATTTAAGCCTTTTACGCCCTGATCGGCCCAATAACCGGGCAGCCAGAAATTATGCCAGCCTTCAGGCTGGTAGCTGATTTCATACCATTTAACTGCGCCAGTTAAGCCTTTATCCGTTTCTTTAACGGGCTGGCGCGGTGCTACAGCTTGCATAGCTGCTTGCTGCATAACACGGTTCATGTAAGTGGTATCTTTAAACTGCGCAAGCCGATTCATGTACTGCGGCATACCTGTAAAGCCTTCTGCACTCATCCAGGCCTGTATAGGTGTACCGCCTACGCTAGAATTAATTATACCTATCGGGATATGATATTTTAAGTAAAGCTGCTTAGCCATAAAGTAAGATGTTGCACCAAAGTTCAGAATGTCTTTAGGGTTGGCTTCTGTCCATTTTCCCGGTGGCAAGTCTGCATGTATCTTACTAACATCTGATACGGTAGGCACAAAAAAATTGCGGATTTGCGGATAGTGAGCTCCGGTAATTTCTTCCGGGTACTTTTCCTTCACACGTTCCATGGGCGTAACCATATTGGATTGGCCAGAGCAGAACCATACATCGCCTACTAAAATATTGCTCAAGGTAATATGATTGCTGGCATCAATTTGCATCGTGTAAGGTCCGCCAGCTTTGGTTGGAGATAATTGCAACATCCATTTGCCATCACTATGAGTAGTAGCTTTATAGCTTTTGTTATTAAACTTGACTGTAACCTTTTCGGCAGAAGAAGCCCATCCCCAAACGTTAATTTTGGCATCACGTTGTAATACCATGCCATCACTAATGAGTTGTGGCAGGCGTACCTGGCTATAGGTTTTTAAACATGAAAATAAAAGCAAGCAAGCCGCTGCAGATTTAGCAATTTTCATAAACAGGTTTTTGGTGCAATGGTTAGTAGTGTTCAAATCTATTTATTATAAACTACAAATGCAATCGATTACATTGCTTGTAAAGGAAATGTTATAAGAGGAAGTTTGGATGGGTAGTTTATGTAATGCGCTATAAACAAAACAGGCATTACATAAACTGTAATGCCTGTTTCAAATAACAAAAAATTGGCTGTTAATTATAGCCTATAATACTTTTAAATATCGGGAAGTTAAATATCGATTGAAAGATTACATAGTGGCCTTTATCGTTCAGATGGATTCCATCACCAGCCATATAGGTACTTTGGATAGACCATGTTGATGTACTGAGTTGCGCTAAATAACTATCTATATGGCCAGGGTAAGCTGCCAGTAGTTCGTCATTTAAAGTTTTCAGGCGTTGCCGCTGTGCTACAGTCGCAAAATTACGTGGCTGGCTTCCGGTAATAATGTAAGGTACTTTGGCCGAATCTAATTTATGGGTGATTTGAGCATAGTTGTTTAATATTTCACCATCACTATAATTGTTACCAATATCATTACTAGGTAGGTTGATAATAACCAGCGAAGGATGGAATCTGAAAGCTGCTGTAATATTTTTGCAGGAATCAACTTTCGGACGTTCGTTAGGTACAATTGAACCTTTAGGCAGAAGTTGATAGGTACTATAACCCGGAACCCCTAAGTTAATCACGTGCACAGGTTTCTGCTCGTTTCTTAGCCGAGCTTTCAAGCGGTTTACCCAACTGGAGTCTATCTGGCTTGCCCCATAGCCCGCTGCTGTTGAGGATCCTAAAACAACAATCATTTTTCGTTCTGTATCAATAGGCATCCATGTGGTATCCTGACTTACAACCTTGGTTTGATACAAAATTCCGGTAACTGTGCTGGTAGGGGTTTGAAGCGGACTAGCAGCGTCTTCTTCCTTTTTACAAGAGGTGAAACCAACAGATAAGGCAACAACAAAAAATAAACACCATTGCCTGCAATAGTTCATCATTAAACTAGGGTACACGAGTTTTTTAATTAGGGATTATTGGATAACAAAAATATTACAATTACTTGAATTGCAAAATAAATACCATCCTATATTTAACTTAAATGATAAATATTTCACAACTAAAAGAAGTGGAGTAATAATGCCCTTAAAAACGAGTAATTGTATCTTTTCTCAGGAATAGTCTTGCCAAAAAAGCAAATGAGGTTAGGTATTTATTTTCAAGTTTAAGGTAATCAATTGGGAATTTTAGTTTATACCTGCTCCTGCTTATTTTATCAGGCAAAATTATTCTGTTTGTGGGGATTATATGCCACGTTGCCGATTGCTCAGGCATTTTAATTTTTACTAATTAAAAGTTAGTTTTACCTGTGCATGAACCTTCCTGATAACTCTGCTGCACCCCGAAAAAAGATACGTTCCCTACAGCTTATTGCTATTATTTTCTTTACCGTATCAGGCGGGCCCTATGGCTTGGAACCCTTGCTGGCTTATGCAGGTCAGCATTATGCTATGCTGCTGTTGCTGCTTACTCCTATGCTTTGGGATGTGCCCGCTATATTAACTGTATTAGAACTGAATAGCATGATGCCTGTTACTGGAGGCTATTACCAATGGGTAAAGTATGCTTTAGGCCGGCGGTGGGGCTTTTATGAAGGTTGGTGGACCTGGCTCTATACGTTTGTTGATTTAGCTATATATCCAGTGTTATTTGTAGAATATGCTTCTTTTTTCTTTCCGGCATTACTTGCTTACAAAATGCCTATCTGCTTACTCATCATCTGGGGATCGGCCGGGTTGAACATCTTGGGTATTGTACAGGTTAGTAAAGCTTCTCTGTTGTTGAGCATCCTGGTGTTAGCGCCTTTTGTAATTTTAATTATAATAGCTATTGGGCATCAAGGTACTCATACTGTAACAGTAACGCCTGATGCACATTCTATGGGTTTTTCTTCACTGGGTATGGCTTTATATACCGTAATGTGGAACTGCTTGGGTTGGGATAATGTGACTACTTATGCGCAGGAGGTTGAAAAACCTGTGCGCGCCTATTTGGTGGCGGTAATCGCTGCTTTTTTATTAGTATTGGTGGTGTATGCATTGGCTATAGCGGTAGCACAGTATTCCGGCATTAGCGCCACGGTTTTAAATGAAGAAGGTTTTCCGGTATTAGGTTTAAAAACAGCAGGCTATTGGCTAGGAGCGTTGCTGGCAGCAGGCGGAATGGCTAGTGCCTTGGGTATTTACTCGGCTGTACTATTATCCGTATCCCGCATACCACAAGTAATGGCGGAGGATGGATTGTTGCCTACTAAACTTAATCGTTTGCATGCGCGTTTTAAAACGCCATACGTTTCTATTATCATTTGCTCAGTGGTAGTAAGTCTGATGGTATTATGGAGTTTTTCAGAACTGCTGATTATTGATGTTACAGTATATGGTGCTGGTTTGTCGTTAGAGTATCTTACATTAATCAAGCTGCGCCGGCAAGAGCCATTAACTAACCGGCCATTTAAAATTCCGCTGAGCACAACAGGGTTGTATTGGTTACTCTTGTTACCATTCAGTGTGTATGTGGTAGCTCTTGCGGGCGCTTTCTTGTCAGAAGGGCAGGGTATTAAACCAGCTTTGTTCGCTATTGCCGCTTTACTAACGGCCGAGGTAGGTTGGCAGGTAATTAAGCAAAGCAAGCGTAGTATTTTACCGATAAATAATTAAGCAAATATGAGTAGGGGTTTGCATGGGTATAAATGTTTTTTTTCTTTTTACTAACAAATGTTAATAAATAATTAAAACTCAGAGGGTATATAGCCGTTATTCTATCAAATAAAAAATCTACAACTATGGCAACCTCAAAAGCAAAAAAAGAGACAGAACATACCCAAGAAGCAGAAGAATCAGCATTGAAAGAATTATTTGTTGATGAACTGAAAGATATCTATTGGGCTGAACAGCATTTAGCAAAAGCACTGAAAAAAATGGCTAAATCAGCTACATCTGATGAGCTGCGCCAGGCTTTGGAACAACATGAAACAGAAACCGAAGGTCAAATTGAACGTTTGAAACAGGTTTTTGAAATTATTGAAGAAAAAGCCACTGCTAAAAAGTGCCAGGCTATGGAAGGCTTAATCAAAGAATCGGAAGAAATCATTGAAGATACTGAAGAAGGTACCTTAACCCGTGATGCCGGTATTATTTCAGCTGCGCAAAAATCAGAGCATTATGAAATTGCTTCATATGGCACTTTGCGTACATTAGCTAATACATTAGGCTATGCTGACGCAGCCAAATTGCTGGACGAAACTTTGGCTGAAGAAAAGAAAACTGATGAACTGCTTACTCAAATTGCTGAAAGTACAATTAATCCTTCAGCTAAAAGCGAAAAAGAGTAATTAGTCTGAATTTACATCGAATGATGTAAATTTAACAATACATAAATTGCACGAGTGTTTATAAATTGCTAATTAATTTAGTGAAATTTGTAAGGGTTCGTGCAATTTGTGTTTACACCTGTATCTTTGTACTCATATTAAAATGAGTACCGGGTTGGATTTTAAATTACAGGAACAAGATTTACTATTATTGCCTGAACGGGCAATTTTCTGGAAGCAGGAAAAAGCCTTAATGTTGGCAGATGTGCATTTGGGAAAAGTAGGGCATTTCCGTAAGGCTGGTATTGCTATACCCCGCCCGCTGGCGCAGGATGATTTAAAATGCCTTACTCGTTTAATACACCAGCATCAACCCGATAAAATTCTTTTTTTGGGCGATTTGTTCCATAGTGATATGAATGCCGACTGGGAAAGTTTTGCTGCCTGGCGCGAACAGTTTTCTTCCATAGCTATGCAGCTAGTTAA
This region includes:
- a CDS encoding APC family permease, which gives rise to MNLPDNSAAPRKKIRSLQLIAIIFFTVSGGPYGLEPLLAYAGQHYAMLLLLLTPMLWDVPAILTVLELNSMMPVTGGYYQWVKYALGRRWGFYEGWWTWLYTFVDLAIYPVLFVEYASFFFPALLAYKMPICLLIIWGSAGLNILGIVQVSKASLLLSILVLAPFVILIIIAIGHQGTHTVTVTPDAHSMGFSSLGMALYTVMWNCLGWDNVTTYAQEVEKPVRAYLVAVIAAFLLVLVVYALAIAVAQYSGISATVLNEEGFPVLGLKTAGYWLGALLAAGGMASALGIYSAVLLSVSRIPQVMAEDGLLPTKLNRLHARFKTPYVSIIICSVVVSLMVLWSFSELLIIDVTVYGAGLSLEYLTLIKLRRQEPLTNRPFKIPLSTTGLYWLLLLPFSVYVVALAGAFLSEGQGIKPALFAIAALLTAEVGWQVIKQSKRSILPINN
- a CDS encoding SGNH/GDSL hydrolase family protein, yielding MMNYCRQWCLFFVVALSVGFTSCKKEEDAASPLQTPTSTVTGILYQTKVVSQDTTWMPIDTERKMIVVLGSSTAAGYGASQIDSSWVNRLKARLRNEQKPVHVINLGVPGYSTYQLLPKGSIVPNERPKVDSCKNITAAFRFHPSLVIINLPSNDIGNNYSDGEILNNYAQITHKLDSAKVPYIITGSQPRNFATVAQRQRLKTLNDELLAAYPGHIDSYLAQLSTSTWSIQSTYMAGDGIHLNDKGHYVIFQSIFNFPIFKSIIGYN
- a CDS encoding glucuronyl esterase domain-containing protein → MKKTLFLTFLAMSTQVIAQQMQPAAGHYPPPVTFTAEQDHDNMMKQLGIKALRPGPSGDEKAPNHANYDEALANPYPNLPDVLTLKNGKKVTTPAQWWNQRRPEILEDFEREVYGRIPKNVPSVNWRVKVTDREFVGFTPVIAKQLIGHVDNSAYPLIDVNINMTLVVPANAKAPVPILMMFAPSALPAPAQPPKEDLEKINDAVKELLVKAHPELKEIFDRYPAYNPIAAQTSGFNPFAPRPAGDPPTAQQLIADGWGYVLIDPSSIQADNGAGLTRGIIGLVNKGQPRRPDDWGALRAWSWGAARALDYLTVNEPMVDAKHVGIEGVSRYGKAALVTLAFEPRFALGLIGSSGEGGAKLHRRNWGEAVESLTGGEYYWMAGNFIKYGASEASFGSKTSNDLPVDAHELIALCAPRLTFISYGIPEQGDAKWLDHQGSYMAAVAAGPVFKLLGAKDLGVSNDYHTEKMPGVNIGLLNGELAWRQHDGGHTDAPNVKYFIKWADQMIGDNTTARTKR
- a CDS encoding YciE/YciF ferroxidase family protein is translated as MATSKAKKETEHTQEAEESALKELFVDELKDIYWAEQHLAKALKKMAKSATSDELRQALEQHETETEGQIERLKQVFEIIEEKATAKKCQAMEGLIKESEEIIEDTEEGTLTRDAGIISAAQKSEHYEIASYGTLRTLANTLGYADAAKLLDETLAEEKKTDELLTQIAESTINPSAKSEKE
- a CDS encoding helix-turn-helix domain-containing protein, encoding MKPLPDKALRFKNISDLLHHSGLPAPLHPLIALINYDRTAMNLSDAGNWFVLDFYKITFKRSFNGNINYGYGTYDFKEGGMAFLAPDQLVQKSADKKDYQGFALYFHPDLMHNYPLEQGIHRYGFFSYAVSEALFLSKREKDTMELLFQANIAELENNIDQFSDDVLISQLQLLLNHSNRFYNRQFLTRKNQHHELIDRMNLWLSRQFDHSETLLQGLPSPKDVAAHLNVSHRYLSDMLKALTGKTTQQHIHLALIEKAKELISHNRLTTAEIAYQLGFEHPQSFSKLFKQKTKVSPAVFRQQVN
- a CDS encoding sialate O-acetylesterase, whose translation is MKIAKSAAACLLLFSCLKTYSQVRLPQLISDGMVLQRDAKINVWGWASSAEKVTVKFNNKSYKATTHSDGKWMLQLSPTKAGGPYTMQIDASNHITLSNILVGDVWFCSGQSNMVTPMERVKEKYPEEITGAHYPQIRNFFVPTVSDVSKIHADLPPGKWTEANPKDILNFGATSYFMAKQLYLKYHIPIGIINSSVGGTPIQAWMSAEGFTGMPQYMNRLAQFKDTTYMNRVMQQAAMQAVAPRQPVKETDKGLTGAVKWYEISYQPEGWHNFWLPGYWADQGVKGLNGVVWFRKEVEVPASMAGKPAKLFVGRIVDADETYVNGVKVGNITYQYPPRRYDVPAGLLKTGKNLIVVRITNTFGKGGFVPDKRYELTGGNTHIDIRGDWQYKVGQVYAPRRVSMGDRESGYAVSAQNEPAGLYNTMVAPAIQYTIKGFVWYQGETNTGNAKEYANLLPALIADWRSKWQQGSLPFLLVQLPNFMEVQYSPSESQWAELREAQLKALSVPNTAMAVAIDAGEWNDIHPLDKKDVGNRLALAAEHIAYHDSKVVGSGPIYQSAKVEGNKIIISFNSIGGGLMVKGGGALQQFAIAGTDKHFVWADAKIEGDKVIVSSPEVTNPMYVRYAWADNPEGANLYNKEGLPASPFRTDNP